The Verrucomicrobium spinosum DSM 4136 = JCM 18804 genome includes a region encoding these proteins:
- a CDS encoding GntR family transcriptional regulator has product MPDSAPPSRLQSRAYAELRRLIASGEFPPGTFMSERQLAIQFGMSKTPIHVALERLESEGFVTISAQQGIVVRGMSVDDIVDHYELREAIEAWVVRRMAGRVSPEQETRLRENIAQQKVALEADDLVKLMHLDEQMHYLLCSFLNNREIISTMERLRDKIHQVILRVTDTDRTRPAESVEEHVGIVEAVCAGNGLLAADLMTAHLEAGKRRILNPERFARR; this is encoded by the coding sequence ATGCCTGACTCCGCACCGCCCTCCCGGCTCCAATCCCGGGCCTATGCCGAACTTCGCCGACTCATCGCGTCGGGGGAGTTCCCGCCCGGCACCTTCATGTCGGAACGGCAGCTTGCGATTCAGTTTGGCATGAGCAAGACGCCCATCCACGTGGCGTTGGAACGTCTGGAGTCCGAGGGGTTTGTGACCATCTCCGCACAGCAGGGGATCGTGGTGCGGGGTATGAGTGTGGACGACATTGTCGATCATTATGAACTGCGGGAGGCCATTGAGGCCTGGGTGGTGCGCCGGATGGCTGGCAGGGTTTCGCCAGAGCAGGAGACAAGGCTGCGGGAGAACATCGCTCAGCAGAAGGTCGCCCTGGAGGCTGATGATCTCGTGAAGCTCATGCATCTCGACGAGCAGATGCACTACCTGTTATGCTCATTCCTCAACAACCGGGAGATCATCTCCACCATGGAACGGCTGCGCGACAAAATTCACCAGGTGATCCTTCGTGTCACGGACACGGACCGCACCCGGCCAGCGGAGAGCGTGGAGGAGCACGTGGGCATAGTGGAGGCCGTTTGCGCTGGCAACGGCCTGCTCGCCGCGGACCTGATGACGGCCCACCTTGAGGCGGGCAAGCGTCGCATCCTGAACCCTGAACGCTTTGCGCGGCGATGA
- the hmpA gene encoding NO-inducible flavohemoprotein, with protein MLSPQTIAIVKATAPVLEQNGELLTRHFYERMFRHNPEVAPFFNRANQTSGSQQKALAAAICAYAANIDNLEVLGGAVELIAQKHASLQIKAEHYPIVGTNLLASIREVLGSAATDDIVNAWAEAYQFLADILIGRESQIYREHREAPNGWEGFKSFFVTRKEQESEQITSFYLETADGSNVPDFKPGQYITLRLPSLCGHTTMRNYSLSDKPGQSWYRISVKREAARAGSTPDGFVSSYLHDQVRVGDRIEVGPPCGEFFLDVTEKHARPLVLLSAGVGVTPVMCMLLSALEATPEREIFFLHGCLNSRHHAFRQKLNGLAKDHPNLVVHHRYDDPTEMDRLRMHRDHASEGRIDASLIESLVPDRDADYYFCGPKPFMIDIYHQLLAWGIPASQARFEFFGPRQELERPRAQSAVCPV; from the coding sequence TTCAATAGGGCGAACCAGACCAGTGGGTCCCAGCAAAAGGCGCTGGCCGCCGCCATCTGCGCCTACGCTGCGAATATCGACAACCTTGAGGTCCTGGGTGGGGCCGTGGAGCTGATCGCCCAGAAGCATGCCTCTCTGCAGATCAAGGCCGAGCACTATCCGATTGTTGGCACGAACCTTTTGGCGTCGATTCGCGAGGTTCTCGGCAGTGCGGCCACGGATGACATTGTGAACGCCTGGGCGGAGGCTTACCAGTTCCTCGCGGACATCTTGATTGGGCGGGAGAGCCAGATCTACCGGGAACATCGCGAGGCACCAAATGGCTGGGAGGGCTTCAAATCCTTCTTCGTCACGCGCAAGGAGCAGGAGAGCGAGCAGATCACCTCTTTCTATCTGGAGACCGCGGATGGCAGCAACGTGCCGGACTTCAAACCAGGGCAGTACATCACGCTGCGCCTGCCCAGCCTGTGCGGGCACACCACCATGAGGAACTACAGCCTCTCGGACAAGCCGGGCCAGTCGTGGTATCGTATCAGTGTGAAGCGTGAAGCGGCGCGCGCCGGGAGCACTCCGGACGGTTTTGTTTCCTCCTACCTGCATGACCAGGTCCGGGTGGGGGATCGTATTGAGGTCGGGCCGCCTTGCGGAGAGTTTTTCCTGGACGTCACGGAGAAGCACGCCCGCCCGCTGGTGCTGCTTTCTGCCGGGGTGGGTGTCACCCCGGTTATGTGCATGCTGCTCAGCGCGCTGGAGGCCACGCCGGAACGAGAGATCTTCTTCCTGCACGGCTGCTTGAACAGCCGCCACCATGCGTTCCGTCAGAAACTCAATGGGCTGGCCAAGGATCACCCGAATCTGGTCGTACATCATCGCTATGACGATCCGACTGAGATGGACCGACTGCGCATGCACCGGGACCACGCGAGCGAGGGGCGTATTGACGCATCGCTCATTGAATCTCTGGTGCCAGATCGGGACGCAGACTATTATTTCTGCGGGCCCAAACCTTTCATGATCGATATCTACCATCAGCTTCTTGCCTGGGGTATTCCCGCCTCTCAGGCCCGCTTCGAGTTCTTTGGTCCCCGCCAGGAGCTGGAGCGTCCACGCGCTCAGTCTGCGGTCTGCCCGGTATGA
- a CDS encoding PSD1 and planctomycete cytochrome C domain-containing protein produces the protein MTGWWQFCVLLPVALFTGRSQTFAASEVDFARDVQPILQRHCVKCHGPEESNGGLRYDHKQGAFAQADSGAHAIVPGKVEESALLKRVSSSHKDEQMPPKGGRLTPQEVAVLRTWIAAGAIWPDSPGAAERADVAASRHWSFQPLSHPVVPEVRDRDWSRTPVDRFLQSRREAAGLEASPDADARTLIRRATYDLTGLPPTTSEVEEFVQAFSRPEAREAAMVALVDRLLESPRYGERWGRHWMDWVRYADTAGDNSDYPIPQAYLYRQYIIDSLNSDVPYNRFITEQIAGDLLPAGSQQERNRLNIATGYLAMARRFGSLVERYPWHLTIEDTIDNMGRTMLGLTLSCARCHDHKFDPVSTRDYYGLYGIFASTQYPFPGLELFKAQRDFVPLIPELEAAESMAPYQAEKDRLTVELETLLARCEKLKIENAALEKDRTVEEQRRKKEELDGLLFQARKAGEALADYLKQLPVLPAAYAVQEGEPQNARIQIKGEPDRLGAEVPRKFLEVLGGAALPVETQAGSGRLQLAQWVADEQNPLTARVIVNRIWQRHFGTGLVPSTSDFGLRGEAPTHRELLDWLAAEFMRSGWSMKQLHRLIMTSRAYQLSSQDTEDNVASDPGNRMYWKFGRQRLDAESLRDTLLFVSGGLDLAPQTQPYAMPPTARWDYTQHHPFKSDYPSSKRSVYQMTRRLTAKPYLQTFDGADPNVCTSTRDSSVTALQALFFVNDKFVHEQADRLAKALLKEEGGSEEVRLHQLYTSLFAREPDEAETQMLREHLASVRQTLGDSEQAETMAWSSLLRSLFRLNEFLYLD, from the coding sequence ATGACTGGTTGGTGGCAATTCTGTGTGTTGCTACCGGTCGCCCTGTTCACAGGGCGGAGCCAGACGTTTGCGGCATCGGAGGTGGACTTTGCACGGGATGTGCAGCCCATCCTGCAGCGACACTGTGTGAAGTGCCATGGGCCGGAGGAGAGCAACGGTGGCTTGCGCTATGACCACAAGCAGGGGGCTTTTGCCCAGGCTGACTCCGGAGCCCACGCCATTGTGCCGGGCAAGGTCGAGGAGAGTGCCTTGCTCAAACGGGTGTCATCATCACACAAAGATGAACAGATGCCGCCGAAAGGGGGACGATTGACTCCCCAGGAGGTCGCGGTACTCCGTACCTGGATCGCTGCCGGGGCAATCTGGCCAGACAGCCCCGGTGCCGCAGAGCGGGCCGACGTTGCCGCCAGCAGGCATTGGTCTTTCCAGCCTTTGTCCCACCCCGTGGTACCGGAGGTAAGAGATAGGGACTGGTCGCGCACGCCGGTGGACAGGTTCCTGCAATCGCGACGGGAGGCCGCAGGTCTGGAAGCGTCTCCCGACGCGGATGCCCGGACATTGATCCGTCGCGCCACCTATGATCTGACCGGGCTTCCTCCTACGACGTCAGAGGTGGAGGAGTTTGTTCAGGCCTTCTCGCGACCAGAAGCGCGCGAAGCTGCGATGGTGGCCCTGGTGGATCGTCTGCTGGAAAGCCCCCGCTATGGAGAACGCTGGGGGCGGCATTGGATGGACTGGGTGCGCTATGCAGACACGGCCGGGGACAACTCCGACTACCCGATCCCGCAGGCCTATCTGTACCGCCAGTATATCATTGATTCCTTGAACTCGGACGTGCCGTACAACCGGTTCATCACCGAGCAGATCGCCGGTGATCTGCTTCCGGCGGGGAGCCAGCAGGAACGCAACCGCTTGAACATCGCCACGGGATACCTGGCGATGGCGCGGCGCTTTGGCTCCCTGGTGGAGCGCTATCCCTGGCATCTTACCATTGAGGACACCATCGACAACATGGGGCGCACCATGTTGGGGCTCACCCTGAGCTGCGCCCGCTGCCATGATCACAAGTTTGATCCGGTTTCCACGCGGGACTACTATGGGCTGTACGGCATCTTCGCGAGCACCCAATACCCGTTTCCTGGGCTTGAGCTCTTCAAAGCGCAGCGGGATTTTGTGCCCCTGATTCCAGAGCTGGAGGCGGCGGAATCCATGGCCCCTTATCAGGCGGAGAAAGACCGGCTGACGGTGGAACTGGAGACCCTGCTGGCCCGGTGCGAAAAGCTGAAGATCGAGAATGCCGCCCTGGAAAAAGACCGGACTGTGGAGGAACAACGACGGAAGAAGGAGGAGCTGGACGGGCTGCTGTTCCAGGCGCGAAAGGCCGGGGAGGCTCTCGCGGATTATTTGAAACAACTTCCGGTGCTGCCTGCCGCATATGCGGTGCAGGAAGGGGAACCCCAGAACGCCCGGATCCAGATCAAAGGAGAGCCGGACCGTCTGGGCGCAGAAGTGCCCAGGAAGTTCCTGGAGGTGCTGGGCGGCGCGGCCCTGCCGGTGGAGACGCAGGCGGGCAGTGGACGGTTGCAACTCGCCCAGTGGGTGGCAGATGAGCAGAACCCGCTGACGGCACGGGTCATCGTGAATCGCATCTGGCAGCGGCATTTTGGCACCGGGCTGGTCCCCAGCACCAGTGACTTTGGCCTGCGCGGGGAGGCCCCCACCCATCGCGAGTTGCTGGACTGGCTGGCGGCGGAGTTCATGCGCAGCGGGTGGTCCATGAAACAACTGCACCGCCTCATCATGACCTCGCGCGCGTACCAGCTCTCCAGCCAGGACACGGAGGACAATGTGGCCAGTGATCCCGGCAACCGCATGTACTGGAAGTTCGGGCGGCAGCGTCTGGATGCGGAATCGCTCCGTGATACGCTTTTGTTTGTCAGTGGTGGTCTGGACCTTGCCCCCCAGACGCAACCCTACGCGATGCCGCCAACAGCCAGGTGGGACTACACGCAGCACCATCCGTTCAAGAGTGATTACCCCAGCAGCAAACGGAGCGTGTACCAGATGACCAGGCGGCTCACTGCGAAGCCGTACCTGCAGACCTTTGACGGAGCCGACCCGAACGTCTGCACCAGCACCCGCGACAGCTCGGTGACAGCATTGCAGGCACTCTTCTTTGTGAATGACAAGTTTGTTCACGAGCAGGCTGACCGGCTGGCCAAAGCCCTGCTGAAAGAGGAGGGTGGGTCGGAAGAGGTCCGTCTGCATCAGCTTTACACCAGCTTGTTTGCCCGCGAACCCGACGAGGCCGAAACCCAGATGCTTCGGGAGCATCTGGCATCGGTCCGCCAGACTCTGGGAGACAGTGAACAGGCCGAAACAATGGCCTGGTCCAGCCTCCTTCGCAGCCTGTTCCGGCTCAATGAATTCCTGTACCTCGACTGA
- a CDS encoding SDR family NAD(P)-dependent oxidoreductase, whose translation MNQYDLHGQTAIVTGGARGIGFAIAKRLLKSGANVCLWDLDPAALESAKETLNQPDKVHSTAVNVASETSVAAATQDTLQRFGTISILVNNAGIAGTNARMWEMDPADWRRVVDIDLTGVFLCCRAVVPQLLANGYGRIVNIASVAGKEGNPNASHYSAAKAGVIALTKSLGKELATENICVNCITPAVIETDILKQLTPQHVDYMRSKIPMNRFGKVEEAAAMATWLCSSDCSFSTAATFDLTGGRATY comes from the coding sequence ATGAATCAATACGACCTCCACGGCCAGACAGCCATCGTCACGGGCGGTGCCCGAGGCATCGGTTTTGCCATTGCCAAACGGCTCCTGAAAAGCGGTGCCAATGTCTGTCTATGGGACCTGGACCCCGCTGCTCTGGAGAGCGCAAAGGAGACTTTGAACCAACCAGATAAAGTTCACTCCACCGCGGTGAATGTGGCCTCTGAAACCTCCGTCGCTGCTGCCACCCAGGACACGTTGCAACGTTTCGGCACCATCTCCATCCTCGTCAACAACGCTGGCATCGCGGGCACGAACGCTCGCATGTGGGAGATGGATCCCGCCGACTGGCGGCGGGTGGTGGACATCGATCTCACTGGAGTTTTCCTGTGCTGCCGGGCCGTGGTGCCCCAGCTCCTTGCCAACGGCTATGGCCGGATCGTGAACATCGCCTCCGTGGCCGGCAAGGAGGGCAATCCCAATGCATCGCACTACAGCGCCGCCAAGGCGGGAGTCATCGCCCTGACCAAATCCCTGGGCAAAGAACTCGCCACGGAAAACATCTGCGTGAACTGCATCACCCCGGCAGTCATTGAGACGGACATCCTCAAGCAACTCACGCCTCAGCATGTGGACTACATGCGATCCAAGATTCCCATGAACCGCTTCGGAAAGGTGGAAGAGGCCGCCGCCATGGCCACTTGGTTGTGCTCCTCCGACTGCTCTTTCAGCACCGCGGCGACATTCGACCTCACGGGCGGCCGCGCCACCTATTAG
- a CDS encoding DUF1501 domain-containing protein, with translation MNSCTSTDSPPVVTMNSFQQPRRAFLRSLFCSSLLGPGMLSELLGADDSQDPLAAHRSHTSARAKRVIFIYATGGVSHIDTFDPKTIKKGRDGTGPDNLMGNIFGSGRNQQCGTEVSDIFPHVRNVMDEICLIRTMKASHFDHSEATLGMHTGSPTFARPSMGSWVSYGLGTFNQNLPSYIVIAPQLPYGGTQVYGSDFLPACHQGTRVIPGNNPIANLRSPESGRDLQNLELGLADRLNQRHFATRAHDTALAARIKSFETAFQMQQAAPEAFDLSKEPAHIRTLYGLDRNVKGPGADFAWQCLVARRLAERGVRFIELIDTGSRPNWDSHGEMKDHAELASNVDQPTAALITDLKQRGMLEDTIVLWATEFGRTPGREGTNGRGHHRDCFSVWVAGGGFKPGHVHGATDDIGKYPIEKPVEVHDLHATILHQLGMDHERLTFRHAGRDFRLTDVHGHVMTELLV, from the coding sequence ATGAATTCCTGTACCTCGACTGACAGCCCCCCGGTGGTGACCATGAACTCCTTCCAGCAACCCCGTCGCGCCTTTCTGCGCTCCCTTTTTTGCAGTTCCCTGCTCGGGCCGGGCATGTTGTCTGAACTGCTGGGTGCTGACGACAGCCAGGATCCGCTGGCGGCTCATCGCTCCCATACCTCCGCTCGTGCCAAGCGCGTCATCTTTATTTATGCCACCGGGGGGGTGTCGCACATTGATACGTTTGACCCCAAAACGATCAAAAAGGGACGAGACGGTACAGGGCCGGACAATCTGATGGGCAACATCTTCGGCTCGGGGCGCAACCAGCAGTGCGGCACCGAGGTAAGCGACATCTTCCCGCACGTGCGCAATGTGATGGACGAGATCTGTTTGATCCGGACCATGAAGGCCTCCCACTTTGACCACTCAGAGGCCACGTTGGGAATGCACACCGGGTCGCCCACCTTTGCCCGGCCCAGCATGGGCTCGTGGGTGAGCTATGGACTGGGCACCTTCAACCAGAACCTGCCCAGCTACATCGTCATCGCTCCGCAACTGCCGTACGGAGGCACGCAGGTCTATGGCAGTGACTTTCTTCCCGCATGCCATCAGGGCACCCGGGTGATTCCTGGAAACAACCCCATCGCCAATCTGCGCTCACCGGAATCGGGGCGTGACCTGCAGAACTTGGAGCTGGGCCTGGCCGACCGGTTGAACCAGCGGCACTTCGCCACCCGCGCGCATGACACCGCGCTGGCGGCGCGCATCAAGTCTTTCGAGACGGCGTTTCAGATGCAGCAGGCGGCCCCGGAAGCCTTTGACCTGAGCAAGGAGCCGGCGCACATCCGGACACTGTATGGCCTGGATCGCAACGTGAAGGGGCCAGGGGCGGATTTCGCCTGGCAATGTCTGGTGGCCCGCCGGCTGGCGGAGCGCGGTGTGCGTTTCATTGAACTCATTGACACCGGCTCCCGCCCGAACTGGGATTCACACGGGGAGATGAAGGACCATGCGGAGCTGGCCTCCAATGTGGATCAACCCACGGCGGCGCTCATCACCGATCTCAAGCAGCGGGGCATGCTGGAAGACACCATCGTGCTCTGGGCCACGGAGTTTGGGCGCACCCCAGGCCGCGAGGGGACCAACGGACGTGGGCACCACCGGGACTGCTTCAGCGTCTGGGTGGCAGGTGGCGGATTCAAGCCGGGTCATGTGCACGGGGCTACGGATGACATCGGCAAGTATCCAATCGAGAAGCCGGTGGAGGTGCATGACCTGCATGCTACCATCTTGCACCAGCTCGGCATGGATCATGAACGTCTGACCTTCCGTCATGCAGGCCGGGACTTCCGCCTGACAGATGTGCATGGGCATGTGATGACCGAGCTGCTGGTGTAG